In Triticum urartu cultivar G1812 chromosome 6, Tu2.1, whole genome shotgun sequence, the following proteins share a genomic window:
- the LOC125517354 gene encoding uncharacterized protein LOC125517354 yields the protein MEVCMVVHAPASPSGASAEPQNSPGHRDSSPKCSVEMHLMEQADSMVEFAHHTTDEENVQGDNMDEFVPDTINQEVEESPDEERSSDVSITDVDEDSIEYLRRQVVEDSEEEDKQDEVYQKVRKEFNERRASDAALRREARARNASRHKSNLNKIRRDFLRIYIPDYYKMVEK from the exons ATGGAAGTCTGCATGGTCGTTCATGCCCCTGCATCTCCGTCCGGCGCCTCTGCTGAACCACAAAATTCCCCTGGCCACCGCGATTCCTCCCCAAAATGCTCGGTAGAGATGCACTTGATGGAGCAAGCAGATTCCATGGTTGAGTTTGCTCACCATACTACGGATGAAGAG AACGTGCAAGGAGACAACATGGATGAGTTTGTTCCAGATACAATTAATCAGGAGGTAGAAGAGTCTCCTGATGAAGAACGGAGCAGCGATGTCTCAATAACCGATGTCGATGAAGACTCTATTGAGTACCTGCGTAGGCAAGTTGTCGAAGACTCCGAGGAAGAAGACAAGCAAGATGAAGTATACCAGAAGGTCCGGAAGGAATTTAATGAAAGACGTGCTAGTGATGCTGCATTGAGGAGGGAAGCAAGAGCCAGGAATGCATCTAGGCATAAGAGTAATCTGAACAAAATACGTAGAGACTTTTTGCGAATTTATATTCCTGACTACTACAAGATGGTGGAAAAATAA